The Candidatus Margulisiibacteriota bacterium genomic sequence TTGGCAACAAATAAAAAACCAGAGGGCAATAATGCTAAGGCAATTAAGATATCCAAATCACTCTGATGATTCATACAAAAAACAAATGTTCCCTTAGGAAACTTACCACTTACTTTTGGAACGATTCCTTGCAAAATTAAAATAAGACGAGAATTCATTTTATACAGTTTTCTTAAGGTATATTTAGCTTTTTTTCCTAAAAATAACAAAATTGTTATAGACATTAAATAAGTTACTACAACCAAAACAACACCCATTAAAAGAAAATAAAGAGCATATATTTTATTGAATATATTTTTCATATTCTCATTATAGTACTTATAAGATTTCCTTGAAAGTAAAGGTGTCTTACTATTTTGAAGGTTTTACATGGATCAACTTATCTACAAACTTGTATTACATTAGCGAGAGGTTATTGTTTTTACAAAATATGGCATCTGCTTTATAATAAATAAAACTTTTTTTATATTCTTTAGGAGGATCACAATGCAGAAACAAACAATCAAAGACATCAAGACTCTAACCGGAAAAAAAATTCTTGTAAGATGCGACTTCAATGTTCCCGTAGATGGTGACAGAATAACTGACGACACCAGAATAATAGAAGCATTGCCAACTATTAATTTTTTAAAAAACGGCGGAGCAAAAGTTATTTTATGTAGCCACTTTGGTAGACCAAAAGAAGGTCCAGCCCCTGAGTTTTCGCTAGCACCCGTTGCAAAAAACCTCAGCAAGCACCTTGGACAAGAAGTTAAATTAGCCCCAGATTGTGTAGGAGATGAAGTTGAAGCTCTCGTTTCTAAAATGAATAATGGTGACGTTCTTTTACTTGAAAATGTTCGTTTCTATAAAGAAGAGACTAAAAATGATCCTGAATTTTCTAAAAAACTTGCCTCAATAGCTGATATTTATGTAAATGATGCTTTTGGTTCTGCACACAGAGCACATGCTTCTACAGAAGGTGTCACAAAATATCTACCAGCTTATGCAGGACTCTTAATCGAAAAAGAGCTTGAATACTTTGGTAAAGCACTAACCGCACCAAAAAGACCATTTGTTGCCATAATTGGTGGAGCAAAGGTTTCGTCTAAAATTACTGTACTCAAGCATTTATTAGACAAAGTTGATATCATGTTAATTGGTGGCGGCATGAGCTACACCTTCTTTAAAGCTCAAGGCTATAGCGTTGGAACATCTATCTGTGAACCTGACTACCTAGATACTGCAAGAGAAATAATCACCGCTGCAAAAACAAAAAATGTTTCAATATTTTTTGCAGACGATATCGTTGTTGGTGATGACTTTAACGCTAATGCTAACTCTCAAATAGTTCCTTATAATGCTATGCCAGAAGGATGGGAAGGGCTGGACATAGGACCAAAAACTATTACCAAATTTGAAAAAATTATAGCAACAGCAGGAACGATTATTTGGAACGGACCAGTTGGAGTATTTGAAATGGATAAATTTGCTACTGGAACAAACGCAATCGCTAACGCTCTAGCAAAATCTCCAGCTATTACCATTATTGGTGGCGGGGACAG encodes the following:
- a CDS encoding phosphoglycerate kinase — encoded protein: MQKQTIKDIKTLTGKKILVRCDFNVPVDGDRITDDTRIIEALPTINFLKNGGAKVILCSHFGRPKEGPAPEFSLAPVAKNLSKHLGQEVKLAPDCVGDEVEALVSKMNNGDVLLLENVRFYKEETKNDPEFSKKLASIADIYVNDAFGSAHRAHASTEGVTKYLPAYAGLLIEKELEYFGKALTAPKRPFVAIIGGAKVSSKITVLKHLLDKVDIMLIGGGMSYTFFKAQGYSVGTSICEPDYLDTAREIITAAKTKNVSIFFADDIVVGDDFNANANSQIVPYNAMPEGWEGLDIGPKTITKFEKIIATAGTIIWNGPVGVFEMDKFATGTNAIANALAKSPAITIIGGGDSAAAIKKIGLENKMDHISTGGGASLELLEGKILPGIAALLDK